The Phyllopteryx taeniolatus isolate TA_2022b chromosome 14, UOR_Ptae_1.2, whole genome shotgun sequence genome has a window encoding:
- the LOC133488584 gene encoding angiopoietin-related protein 1-like encodes MGPGMWSLITLFGLSLWSNGEAVIEKPFAARPRRAAEANGEKNTRCSYTFLVPEQKITGPICAARGPVPDEDRVTRLDVAAVSDLLSKQRREMETVKLVVDVDGNLVNEMKLLRKESRNMNSRVTQLYMQLLHEIIRKRDNSLELAQLETRILNATAESLRLSSRYKELEAKYAALSAMVNNQSVVIGALEESCMKMEDRRREPPPLSPPMAHVVPENIPVNVPRFTNEIRGDNSGRFARERGSRSGPSPTGGTLEVQKPPQTNFSAEGPFRDCLEAQEAGHVASGMYLIKPDEAETSLQVWCEQDMDNGGWTVILSRKDGSVNFFRNWENYKSGFGNTDGEYWLGLEGIYKLGRQGDYKLQVELEDWMDKKVYAQYSSFHLEPESEGYRLRLGTYRGNAGDSLSGHNGKQFTTLDRDKDAFSGNCAHFHKGGWWYNACGQANLNGVWYSGGVYRSKFQDGIFWADYGGGFYSMKSVRLMIRPIDG; translated from the exons ATGGGACCTGGAATGTGGAGCTTGATTACTTTGTTTGGTCTGTCGCTCTGGAGCAACGGTGAAGCCGTCATCGAGAAGCCCTTCGCCGCGCGGCCACGGAGAGCGGCGGAGGccaatggagaaaaaaacaccAGGTGCTCCTACACCTTCCTGGTTCCCGAGCAGAAGATCACAGGCCCCATCTGCGCGGCCAGAGGTCCCGTCCCTGACGAAGACCGAGTGACTCGCCTCGACGTGGCCGCGGTGAGCGACCTTCTGTCGAAGCAAAGGCGGGAAATGGAGACAGTGAAGCTGGTGGTGGATGTGGACGGGAACCTGGTGAATGAGATGAAGCTGCTGAGGAAAGAGAGCAGGAACATGAATTCCAGGGTGACCCAGCTCTACATGCAGCTGCTGCACGAAATCATCAGGAAGAGGGACAACTCACTGGAGCTGGCTCAGCTGGAGACGCGCATCCTGAACGCCACCGCTGAGTCGCTGCGGCTGTCCTCGCGCTACAAGGAGCTGGAGGCCAAATACGCCGCCCTCTCGGCGATGGTGAACAACCAGTCGGTGGTGATCGGAGCTCTGGAGGAGAGCTGTATGAAGATGGAGGACCGCAGGCGAGAGCCGCCGCCGCTGAGCCCTCCGATGGCGCACGTGGTGCCCGAGAACATTCCCGTCAATGTGCCGCGTTTCACCAATGAGATACGAGGGGATAATAGCGGACGCTTTGCCCGCGAAAGGGGCTCTCGCTCTGGGCCGTCGCCAACCGGCGGCACCCTGGAAGTCCAGAAACCTCCTCAAACAAACTTTAGCGCCGAAG GTCCGTTCCGCGACTGTCTGGAAGCGCAAGAGGCCGGCCACGTCGCCAGCGGCATGTACCTGATCAAACCGGACGAGGCGGAGACATCCCTGCAGGTCTGGTGTGAGCAGGATATGGACAACGGAGGCTGGACTGTGATTCTGAGCAGGAAAGACGGCTCTGTTAACTTCTTCAGGAACTGGGAGAATTACAAG AGCGGCTTCGGCAACACCGACGGGGAGTACTGGCTGGGTCTGGAAGGCATTTACAAGCTGGGACGTCAGGGCGACTACAAGCTGCAGGTGGAGCTGGAGGACTGGATGGACAAGAAGGTGTACGCTCAGTACAGTAGCTTCCACCTGGAGCCTGAGAGCGAGGGCTACCGCCTACGCTTGGGCACCTATCGAGGCAACGCCGGCGACTCCCTCAGCGGCCACAACGGCAAACAGTTCACGACTCTGGATCGGGACAAGGACGCGTTCTCGG GTAACTGCGCCCATTTCCACAAAGGAGGCTGGTGGTACAACGCTTGCGGCCAAGCCAATCTCAACGGCGTGTGGTACAGCGGCGGCGTCTACAGAAGCAAATTCCAGGATGGCATCTTCTGGGCTGACTACGGCGGCGGCTTCTACTCCATGAAGTCGGTCCGCCTGATGATTCGGCCCATAGACGGATGA